From a region of the Hymenobacter sp. GOD-10R genome:
- a CDS encoding helix-turn-helix domain-containing protein has protein sequence MQVSQLITGAYLSARVERLQGRDGGRAKTLDARVLERDHIQAALQHTGGRVSGPKGAALLLGLKATTLEARMKKLGLERTIVRV, from the coding sequence TTGCAGGTCAGCCAGCTTATTACCGGTGCGTATCTGTCCGCCCGCGTAGAGCGGCTCCAGGGCCGTGACGGAGGCCGTGCCAAAACTCTTGACGCCCGCGTACTGGAACGGGACCATATTCAAGCCGCGCTACAGCACACCGGGGGGCGCGTAAGTGGCCCGAAGGGTGCTGCCCTGCTGCTGGGCCTAAAGGCGACTACACTGGAGGCCCGTATGAAAAAGCTCGGTTTGGAGCGCACCATTGTGCGCGTGTAG
- a CDS encoding LytTR family DNA-binding domain-containing protein — protein sequence MISIEDKLSPAFTALAFLQAHPMDVLFVDIHMPDLTGVELVQGLSRAPLIIFTTAYSDYAVQGFELDAVDYLLKPFSLARFTKACARALERQTARGSASSPSILVKTGYEEERLRLHDILYLEADGNYLTYVLPTRRVLMRQTPADALRQLPAPYFVRVHRSYIVAVEKVEKIARQEVTVAGTAIPIGASYERAVQLLRARFSR from the coding sequence CTGATATCAATAGAGGACAAATTAAGCCCCGCCTTCACAGCCCTCGCTTTCCTGCAAGCCCATCCCATGGATGTACTCTTCGTGGACATTCACATGCCCGACCTGACAGGCGTGGAGTTGGTGCAGGGGCTTTCCCGGGCACCCCTCATCATCTTCACCACGGCCTACTCCGACTACGCCGTACAGGGCTTTGAACTTGACGCCGTTGATTACCTGCTCAAGCCCTTTTCCCTGGCGCGGTTCACCAAAGCCTGTGCTCGGGCGCTGGAACGACAAACCGCGCGGGGTAGCGCCAGTAGCCCCAGCATTTTGGTAAAAACCGGCTACGAAGAGGAGCGATTACGGCTCCACGATATCCTGTACCTGGAAGCCGACGGCAACTACCTGACGTATGTGCTACCAACCCGGCGGGTACTCATGCGTCAAACCCCGGCTGACGCGTTGCGGCAGCTACCCGCGCCATACTTCGTGCGGGTGCACCGCTCCTATATTGTGGCCGTGGAGAAGGTAGAAAAAATAGCGCGCCAAGAAGTGACTGTCGCGGGTACGGCTATCCCGATTGGGGCTTCCTACGAAAGAGCCGTACAGCTCCTGCGTGCCCGCTTCAGTCGATAA
- a CDS encoding acyl carrier protein — MASSTGHSLTSAAALTQQVRRIISQRKGIGLRHLQPSTSLDRELGFDTIDVVDIILEVERHFQLTIPDEVPLHKVSDFVCYVQAHLSQQAA, encoded by the coding sequence ATGGCTTCATCCACTGGTCATTCGCTCACTTCAGCCGCTGCCCTTACTCAGCAGGTGCGGCGTATTATTAGCCAACGGAAAGGAATCGGGCTGCGGCACTTACAACCTAGTACTTCGCTGGACCGCGAATTGGGGTTCGACACGATTGATGTAGTCGATATCATCTTAGAGGTGGAACGCCACTTTCAGCTCACGATCCCCGATGAGGTACCCCTGCATAAGGTGAGTGACTTCGTGTGCTACGTGCAAGCGCATTTATCTCAGCAAGCGGCCTAA
- a CDS encoding DUF4861 domain-containing protein, whose product MHYAATLSLAALLATCLPSSSQPTANSKTVTVHNKLGVDRRAETISVPASQLSTLLKQYGAADLLVKDAGGKTLVSQPVDNNGDGRIDELLFQTDIKANGTQVFTITGSLNGAVQQPQRQYTTYSRFVPERTDDYAWENDRVAFRTYGPEAERLVVAKEPSGTLTSGMDCWLKRVPRSIIDMWYAENGKQAGYYHIDHGEGYDPYHVGDSRGFAGIGIWEKDSLYVSRNFTSYKTLAKGPIRTLFVLTYAPWQAGGRTVQEKKIISLDLGSNLTRFEEQLSADKPLPNLTIGTTLHAESKGVQGQVKGESKQGWFRYWEPMDDAYLGTGIVVAPHQVQGWQDRRTKAKEQSHLLVRTTPTKGQVVYYAGFGWTKSGQFKTAADWDQYLAAYAQRIASPLGVTFQ is encoded by the coding sequence ATGCATTACGCCGCCACTCTTTCCCTCGCTGCCCTGCTAGCAACTTGTCTGCCAAGCTCCTCACAACCTACTGCTAACTCAAAAACGGTAACGGTGCATAACAAGCTAGGTGTGGACCGCCGCGCTGAAACCATCAGCGTGCCGGCCAGCCAACTGAGCACGCTGCTAAAGCAATATGGGGCGGCGGACCTGCTGGTAAAAGACGCGGGGGGTAAAACGTTGGTAAGTCAACCCGTGGACAATAACGGTGATGGCCGCATCGATGAGCTGCTATTTCAAACCGATATCAAAGCAAACGGTACCCAAGTATTCACTATTACCGGAAGTCTGAATGGCGCTGTACAACAGCCCCAAAGACAGTACACCACCTATTCTCGCTTCGTGCCCGAGCGCACCGACGACTACGCCTGGGAAAACGACCGGGTCGCTTTTCGCACCTACGGCCCGGAGGCTGAGCGCTTGGTGGTAGCTAAGGAGCCCAGTGGTACGCTCACCAGCGGCATGGACTGCTGGCTTAAGCGCGTGCCCCGTTCCATTATCGATATGTGGTACGCCGAGAACGGGAAGCAAGCTGGCTACTACCACATCGACCACGGCGAAGGCTACGATCCCTACCACGTAGGCGACAGCCGCGGCTTTGCTGGCATTGGCATCTGGGAGAAGGATTCGCTCTACGTTTCCCGCAATTTTACCAGCTACAAGACCTTGGCCAAAGGTCCCATCCGCACCTTGTTTGTGCTCACCTATGCGCCCTGGCAAGCAGGCGGCCGCACCGTGCAGGAAAAGAAAATCATCAGCCTGGACCTAGGTTCCAACCTCACGCGCTTCGAGGAGCAGCTGTCAGCCGATAAGCCCCTGCCGAATTTAACTATTGGTACCACCCTGCACGCTGAGTCCAAAGGCGTGCAAGGACAGGTGAAGGGCGAGTCAAAACAAGGCTGGTTCCGGTACTGGGAGCCTATGGATGATGCCTACCTAGGTACGGGTATTGTGGTGGCCCCGCACCAGGTACAAGGCTGGCAAGACCGGCGCACCAAGGCCAAAGAGCAGAGCCACCTCTTAGTCAGGACCACACCCACTAAGGGGCAGGTAGTGTATTATGCTGGTTTCGGATGGACGAAAAGCGGGCAGTTTAAAACAGCTGCCGACTGGGACCAGTACCTCGCTGCCTACGCCCAGCGGATAGCGTCTCCTTTGGGGGTGACGTTTCAATAA
- a CDS encoding IS1182 family transposase — protein MQGKKQFTDQLVTHFRLSERVPTHNFYRRLDALLDLGFLYEATQGLYSHTGQPSLDPVVFFKLVLIGYLENITSDRRLLEHCAMRLDLLYFLGYELDEALPWHSTVSRTRQLYPAALFEQLFDRVFSLCVQHGLVAGDTQTVDSALVKANASLDSLCEKQPVQAVWPTLTIVGSTPKTPATPHPASIRSAPAHQLRYEAARQAKRQQEPGSLGATRPQARLLSNKTHYSPTDPEARISIKPGKARALNYLCSLVVDTAQGVISHVQANLADSRDSLHLPRIVQHLQQRLTANDLQLRDLVADTGYSNGFNYALLENSGVTPWIPVFGAYKPIVEGFTYHARVDEYRCRADKPLPFRKYRSTADGNWMKHYRAFYQDCQHCPFKASCVPYADHKQLNRSAFDAAYHRAWHRQRSRQGQHMRRVRQRTIEPVFGNLLHHYGLRRINVRGQAGAHKCMLLAAVAYNLKKLLRHQPKLQLGMARVLPLLPPAPPFMLRCRQRHRRNRTKALRNLAGSNGR, from the coding sequence ATGCAAGGCAAGAAGCAGTTCACCGATCAGCTCGTCACGCACTTCCGCCTCTCCGAGCGGGTGCCCACGCATAACTTCTACCGGCGACTCGACGCGCTCTTGGACCTGGGCTTCCTCTATGAAGCCACCCAAGGCCTGTATAGCCACACCGGGCAGCCCTCGCTCGACCCGGTCGTGTTCTTCAAGCTGGTGCTCATTGGCTACTTGGAAAACATCACCAGCGACCGCCGCCTGCTCGAGCACTGTGCGATGCGGCTGGACCTGCTCTACTTTCTGGGCTACGAGCTCGACGAAGCCCTGCCCTGGCACTCCACTGTGAGCCGCACCCGCCAACTCTACCCGGCGGCACTTTTTGAGCAACTCTTCGACCGCGTCTTTAGCCTCTGCGTGCAACACGGCTTGGTGGCCGGCGACACGCAGACCGTGGACTCCGCCCTGGTGAAAGCCAATGCCTCCCTCGACAGCCTGTGCGAAAAGCAGCCAGTACAAGCAGTGTGGCCGACCTTAACCATCGTGGGGAGCACCCCGAAAACACCGGCCACGCCACACCCGGCCTCGATTCGTTCCGCGCCAGCCCATCAACTCCGCTATGAGGCGGCGCGCCAAGCCAAGCGACAACAGGAGCCCGGTTCCTTGGGCGCTACCCGTCCCCAAGCGCGCTTGCTGAGCAACAAAACGCACTATAGCCCTACCGATCCGGAAGCCCGCATCTCCATCAAGCCCGGCAAAGCGCGCGCTTTGAACTACCTGTGCAGCCTAGTCGTGGATACCGCCCAGGGGGTCATCAGCCATGTGCAAGCGAACTTAGCGGACAGTCGCGACAGCCTGCACTTACCTCGGATTGTGCAGCACCTGCAGCAACGTCTAACGGCCAATGACTTGCAGTTGCGGGACTTGGTTGCCGATACGGGCTACTCCAATGGCTTTAACTATGCCCTGCTCGAAAATAGTGGTGTTACCCCGTGGATACCCGTGTTTGGCGCCTACAAACCGATCGTGGAGGGCTTTACTTACCACGCCCGCGTCGATGAATATCGGTGCCGAGCAGATAAGCCGCTGCCCTTTCGCAAGTACCGCTCTACCGCTGATGGCAACTGGATGAAACATTATCGAGCCTTCTATCAGGATTGCCAGCACTGTCCCTTCAAGGCGAGTTGCGTCCCCTACGCGGACCATAAGCAACTGAATCGCTCCGCTTTTGACGCGGCCTATCATCGGGCCTGGCATCGGCAGCGCAGCCGCCAAGGGCAGCACATGCGCCGTGTGCGACAACGCACCATCGAACCCGTATTCGGCAACTTGCTGCACCACTATGGCTTGCGCCGCATCAACGTACGCGGGCAAGCCGGCGCGCACAAGTGTATGCTGCTGGCGGCAGTGGCCTATAATCTGAAAAAGCTCCTGCGTCATCAACCTAAGCTGCAGTTGGGAATGGCCCGGGTACTACCCCTGCTACCACCTGCACCACCGTTCATGCTCCGCTGCAGGCAACGCCACCGGCGTAACCGCACGAAAGCGCTGCGAAACCTGGCTGGCTCGAACGGGCGGTGA
- a CDS encoding glycosyl hydrolase family 28 protein, giving the protein MPRGFLLLNFLFLLAATAFAQPSLVIHPVPNGVLYSQHNDDYTVRVRSMGGEWKDLFEYNVQVDLDKVRDASMVTFDFRGAVEVAVRKNNGAVQQVRIRPLSYAIKPRLGGNTVYFTLDKPRKLSVEFNGDKLQNLHVFANALETETPDPKDPHVMYFGPGIHTPPDLPGSVIHVPSNTTVYLAGGAVLRAKLVVDHAENVRIIGRGILDQPERGVEVTFSRNVTIEGIIVKNPQHYTVYGGQSNHLTIRNLKSFSAKPWSDGIDLMSCSDVLVDDVFLRTSDDCVALYGHRWQFYGNARNVTVQNSILWADVAHPTNLGLHGDTNIAGDTIEHITFRNLDILEHDEDDPNYQGCLAISCGDLNLVRDVRYEDIRIEDFEEGQLLNLRVLNNPKYNTGPGRHIEQVVFKNISYSGALANPSVLQGLNAAGQVRNVRFENMRVNGKQVLDAAAGNLQVGEFTQDIIFKR; this is encoded by the coding sequence ATGCCTAGGGGTTTCCTGTTACTTAACTTCTTATTCCTGCTTGCTGCTACGGCTTTCGCGCAACCTAGCTTGGTCATTCATCCGGTGCCCAATGGCGTGCTCTACAGCCAGCACAACGACGATTACACCGTGCGCGTGCGCTCGATGGGAGGGGAGTGGAAGGACCTATTTGAGTACAATGTGCAGGTAGACCTAGACAAGGTGCGTGATGCGTCCATGGTCACCTTCGACTTTCGGGGGGCGGTGGAAGTGGCCGTTCGCAAGAACAACGGGGCAGTACAGCAGGTGCGCATTCGGCCGTTGTCATACGCCATCAAACCTAGGTTGGGAGGCAACACGGTGTACTTCACGCTGGATAAGCCCCGCAAGCTGTCGGTAGAATTTAACGGCGACAAGCTGCAAAACCTGCACGTGTTTGCTAATGCGTTGGAGACGGAGACGCCGGACCCGAAGGACCCTCACGTCATGTACTTCGGGCCCGGCATTCATACCCCGCCCGATTTGCCCGGCAGCGTCATTCACGTGCCAAGCAACACCACCGTGTACCTAGCGGGTGGAGCAGTGCTGCGGGCCAAGCTCGTGGTAGACCACGCCGAGAATGTGCGCATCATCGGTCGTGGCATCCTCGACCAGCCCGAGCGGGGTGTGGAAGTCACATTCTCCCGAAACGTCACTATCGAGGGCATCATCGTCAAGAATCCGCAGCATTACACCGTATATGGCGGCCAGTCGAACCACCTGACTATTCGCAATCTGAAGTCGTTCAGCGCCAAACCGTGGAGCGACGGCATCGACTTGATGAGCTGCTCGGATGTGCTAGTCGACGACGTATTCCTGCGCACTTCCGACGACTGCGTAGCGCTGTACGGCCACCGCTGGCAGTTTTACGGCAACGCCCGCAACGTCACGGTGCAGAACTCAATCTTGTGGGCCGACGTGGCGCACCCCACCAACCTAGGTCTGCACGGCGACACCAACATCGCGGGCGACACCATCGAGCACATCACCTTCCGCAACCTCGACATCCTGGAGCACGACGAAGATGACCCGAACTACCAGGGCTGCCTGGCTATCAGCTGCGGCGATTTGAACCTGGTGCGCGACGTGCGCTACGAGGACATTCGCATCGAAGACTTCGAGGAAGGTCAGCTGCTGAACCTGCGCGTGCTCAACAACCCCAAGTACAATACCGGGCCGGGGCGCCACATCGAGCAAGTTGTCTTCAAAAATATTAGCTACTCAGGCGCCCTAGCCAATCCTTCCGTATTGCAAGGGCTCAACGCGGCGGGGCAGGTACGCAACGTGCGCTTCGAAAACATGCGGGTAAATGGCAAACAGGTGCTGGATGCCGCTGCAGGTAACCTCCAAGTAGGCGAGTTTACCCAAGATATAATCTTCAAACGCTGA
- the fucP gene encoding L-fucose:H+ symporter permease produces MQPTITPAATQTSTSATFTEKKYLPTLIFVTSLFMLWGIAITMGDVLNKHFQNVLNVSKADSGLVQFSIFGAYAIMGIPAGLFMKRFGYKNGVLLGLALYALGAFLFVPAANAQSFGFFRGALFVLACGLATLEAVAHPFMASLGAPATSDQRLNFAQAFNGLGAVIGPLMGSHFILSGVHTNGDLSSVKTLYLIIGGVILAIAVAFAFVQVPALQDAHAEVHAEPEAGFYSGTVEEVPEPKGLLSRPHFLWAVVAQFFNVAAQGGTWAFFINYGAEKMGFADAKASQYFALSMVMMMVGRFAGTFLMRFVAPNKLLATFALANAVLCVIIAQSWGWPSFIALLGLNFFFSIMFPTIFSLGIKDLGARTQQASSFLVMTVAGGAIFPYLMGKVANHDVAAAYYLPIICYAVIFLFGARLYRVKA; encoded by the coding sequence ATGCAACCTACCATCACACCAGCAGCCACTCAAACGTCCACCTCGGCGACTTTCACGGAGAAGAAGTACCTGCCCACGCTCATCTTCGTCACTTCCTTGTTCATGCTTTGGGGCATCGCCATCACTATGGGCGACGTGCTCAATAAGCACTTTCAGAACGTGCTCAACGTGAGCAAAGCCGACTCCGGGCTGGTGCAGTTCTCCATCTTCGGGGCCTACGCCATTATGGGCATCCCGGCGGGGCTGTTCATGAAACGCTTCGGGTACAAAAACGGCGTGCTGCTCGGCCTAGCCTTGTATGCGCTCGGCGCTTTCTTGTTTGTGCCCGCGGCTAATGCGCAGTCGTTCGGTTTCTTCCGAGGGGCCCTGTTCGTACTGGCGTGTGGATTGGCGACGCTCGAAGCCGTAGCGCACCCCTTCATGGCCTCGCTCGGTGCGCCCGCTACCAGCGACCAGCGCCTGAACTTTGCGCAAGCTTTCAATGGCCTAGGTGCGGTGATTGGCCCCTTGATGGGCAGCCATTTCATTCTGAGCGGGGTACACACCAACGGCGACCTGTCCTCCGTGAAGACACTCTACCTCATCATCGGCGGCGTTATCCTGGCTATTGCCGTGGCGTTTGCCTTCGTGCAAGTGCCCGCTTTGCAAGATGCCCACGCCGAGGTGCATGCCGAGCCCGAAGCCGGGTTCTACAGTGGTACCGTAGAAGAGGTGCCTGAACCGAAAGGCTTGCTCAGTCGGCCGCACTTTCTATGGGCGGTAGTGGCGCAGTTCTTCAATGTGGCGGCGCAGGGCGGCACTTGGGCCTTTTTCATCAACTACGGCGCCGAGAAGATGGGCTTCGCTGACGCCAAAGCCTCGCAGTACTTCGCCCTGAGCATGGTCATGATGATGGTGGGGCGTTTCGCGGGCACCTTCCTGATGCGCTTCGTGGCTCCTAATAAGTTGCTGGCCACGTTTGCCTTGGCTAATGCCGTGCTGTGCGTCATCATTGCCCAGAGTTGGGGCTGGCCCTCGTTCATCGCCTTGCTGGGACTGAATTTCTTCTTCAGCATCATGTTTCCTACCATCTTCAGCCTTGGCATCAAAGACCTAGGTGCCCGCACCCAACAAGCATCCTCCTTTCTGGTGATGACCGTGGCGGGTGGGGCCATCTTTCCCTACCTGATGGGTAAAGTGGCCAACCACGATGTGGCGGCGGCCTACTACCTGCCTATCATCTGCTACGCAGTCATTTTCCTCTTTGGCGCCCGGCTTTACCGCGTGAAGGCCTAG
- a CDS encoding TolC family protein, producing MVPFQYAGVKSFGTASVTALEPLYAGGQIRTGNKLADLQVDVTRDQLLVAEREVALTTEERYYQIVALTAKLGTLDATEKQLTGIYKQVNDSYKAGLAVHNDVMKVQLQRNQLALRRVQLRSGRQLAIRSFCQYVGVPYDSTLVFTDVNLAVQDPQGLFKAPAEAVKTRPEYQLLQRSLTAEQLQTRQSQGQYLPQVSVGATAYTTKFQGSDASSSGLFLGTISVPISGRFEAKHVRDQRVVREKIAQNTQQNTTELLELQTQQYWLDLLEAYKRTQVMEAAVAQTQENLKVNHDTYNNGLSTLNDLLDAQTQVQTAADNLVEARTQYRVRLAAYRQATGQDN from the coding sequence ATGGTCCCGTTCCAGTACGCGGGCGTCAAGAGTTTTGGCACGGCCTCCGTCACGGCCCTGGAGCCGCTCTACGCGGGCGGACAGATACGCACCGGTAATAAGCTGGCTGACCTGCAAGTGGATGTGACCCGCGACCAACTGCTGGTGGCTGAGCGCGAAGTGGCGCTGACTACTGAAGAGCGTTATTACCAGATCGTCGCTCTCACCGCCAAGCTCGGCACGCTCGATGCGACCGAAAAGCAACTCACCGGCATCTATAAACAGGTGAATGACAGCTACAAGGCGGGCCTGGCCGTGCACAATGACGTGATGAAGGTGCAGCTCCAGCGCAATCAGCTGGCCCTCAGGCGGGTACAATTGCGCAGCGGCCGCCAGCTGGCCATCCGCAGCTTCTGCCAGTACGTGGGCGTGCCGTACGATTCCACGCTGGTGTTCACCGATGTCAACCTGGCGGTGCAAGACCCGCAGGGACTGTTCAAAGCGCCCGCCGAAGCGGTAAAAACCCGGCCGGAGTACCAGCTACTGCAGCGCAGCCTGACGGCCGAGCAGTTGCAAACCCGGCAGTCTCAGGGTCAGTATTTGCCGCAGGTGTCCGTGGGCGCCACGGCCTACACGACCAAGTTTCAAGGTTCAGATGCGAGTAGCAGCGGCCTGTTTCTGGGTACTATCTCGGTGCCCATCTCCGGCCGTTTTGAGGCCAAGCATGTACGCGACCAACGAGTCGTACGCGAGAAAATCGCCCAAAACACCCAGCAGAATACCACCGAACTGCTGGAGCTGCAAACCCAGCAGTATTGGCTCGATTTACTGGAAGCCTACAAGCGCACGCAGGTAATGGAAGCGGCCGTGGCCCAGACCCAAGAAAACTTGAAGGTGAACCACGACACCTACAACAACGGCTTGTCCACCCTGAATGATTTGCTCGACGCCCAAACGCAAGTGCAAACGGCGGCCGACAATCTAGTGGAAGCCCGCACGCAGTACCGGGTGCGCTTGGCAGCCTACCGCCAAGCTACCGGCCAAGACAATTAA
- a CDS encoding TetR/AcrR family transcriptional regulator: MSALPAIPYPDEPADRERIMAAAQELYLQHGIATVALADFADHVGLPESRVTHLFSDKEPLVWAVVNELSYVLHAKLSEHKERSDNAVEELLILRDSLRNKPC; encoded by the coding sequence ATGAGTGCCTTACCTGCAATTCCTTACCCAGATGAGCCGGCTGACCGCGAGCGCATCATGGCGGCCGCGCAGGAGCTATACCTGCAACACGGTATTGCCACAGTAGCGCTGGCTGACTTCGCCGACCATGTGGGTTTGCCTGAAAGCCGGGTGACCCACCTGTTTTCTGACAAAGAACCCCTCGTGTGGGCGGTGGTGAATGAATTGAGCTACGTGCTTCACGCGAAGCTGAGCGAGCATAAAGAGCGCAGTGACAATGCGGTGGAAGAATTGTTGATTCTGCGCGATTCTTTACGAAACAAGCCGTGCTAA
- a CDS encoding TetR/AcrR family transcriptional regulator, translating into MLPDPTLCHLLIEATRNLLLSGVPLRQATMDRLATQLRISKKTIYRQFISKESLVGALLAEHLGQTRALGRWVDQASTAEVGLARLTSWQATQVSEVSVQLVTDLRTQYPALSRPWWTTYQREFYDLLTACLRRGIAERLFRPNLDAEVLGRLLLAQLEWLADGQLFPAERFAPRRIYEQLMQHFLQGLKRYSTGL; encoded by the coding sequence ATGCTTCCTGATCCTACCCTATGCCACCTGCTTATCGAGGCTACCCGCAACCTGCTTCTGAGCGGTGTGCCCCTGCGTCAGGCGACAATGGATCGACTAGCCACGCAGTTGCGCATCTCCAAGAAGACCATTTACCGACAGTTCATATCGAAAGAGAGCTTAGTGGGGGCCCTGCTTGCCGAGCACCTGGGCCAAACTCGTGCGCTGGGCCGATGGGTAGACCAAGCGTCAACTGCCGAAGTGGGCCTGGCGCGGTTAACCAGTTGGCAGGCCACTCAGGTGAGCGAAGTTTCCGTGCAACTGGTGACCGACTTGCGCACGCAATATCCTGCTTTATCGAGACCCTGGTGGACCACTTACCAGCGGGAGTTCTATGACTTGCTGACGGCTTGCCTCCGTCGGGGCATAGCCGAGCGGCTCTTTCGACCCAACCTGGATGCCGAGGTACTCGGGCGGCTCCTGCTGGCCCAGCTGGAATGGCTTGCTGATGGCCAGCTTTTCCCGGCCGAGCGCTTTGCGCCCCGGCGGATTTACGAGCAGTTGATGCAACATTTTCTGCAGGGCCTTAAACGCTACTCGACTGGGCTTTGA